In Caldisphaera lagunensis DSM 15908, a single genomic region encodes these proteins:
- a CDS encoding AIR synthase family protein, whose protein sequence is MFALISNKIIGKVNRKLFEDTIYPNLGVKSSDVKVGPQFGVDFGVLRVGDKDLIIEVDPVYIVPEYGWKKSSWFAVHILASDVAVSGIPPKYLFIDLNLPMKMTDDEFKEMWLNIHNECLKLGISIVAGHTGRYEGIDYPMIGGATLIGITDKDNYVSPAMAEPGDLILMTKGPAIETAGILASLFPQVLEKDYGKEFALNAQNIFWLQSVVDDALTLSKLGLRKGVKAMHDATEYGVWGALNDIAEASNIRIDVYKDKLFIREDVSKVLDSFSRFTNLKIDPYASISEGTLIAAISKDMKDEAINLLKERGIEAQIIGEAKEGRGVYLIDGNEKEIKQPEKDDFWPIFYKTLELVKGGKYE, encoded by the coding sequence GTGTTTGCTTTGATCTCAAATAAAATAATTGGAAAAGTTAATAGAAAATTGTTTGAAGATACAATATATCCTAACTTAGGGGTAAAAAGTTCCGATGTAAAGGTTGGTCCGCAATTTGGAGTTGATTTCGGAGTATTAAGGGTTGGAGATAAAGATTTGATAATTGAGGTAGATCCAGTTTATATAGTTCCGGAATATGGTTGGAAGAAAAGTTCATGGTTCGCAGTTCATATATTAGCAAGTGATGTAGCTGTTTCAGGCATACCTCCAAAATATTTGTTTATTGATCTAAACCTACCTATGAAGATGACAGATGATGAATTTAAGGAAATGTGGCTAAACATTCATAATGAATGTTTAAAATTAGGGATTTCAATAGTTGCAGGACATACAGGAAGGTATGAAGGAATTGATTATCCAATGATAGGTGGTGCCACTTTAATAGGGATAACAGATAAAGATAATTATGTTTCCCCTGCTATGGCAGAACCTGGAGACTTAATTTTAATGACAAAAGGGCCAGCAATAGAGACTGCAGGAATTTTAGCTTCTTTATTTCCTCAAGTATTAGAAAAGGACTATGGGAAGGAATTTGCATTAAATGCCCAAAACATATTTTGGCTTCAATCAGTTGTTGACGATGCTTTAACATTATCTAAGCTTGGATTAAGGAAGGGGGTAAAGGCTATGCATGATGCAACAGAATATGGAGTTTGGGGAGCATTAAATGATATTGCAGAGGCAAGCAATATAAGAATTGATGTTTATAAGGATAAATTATTTATAAGAGAGGATGTTTCAAAGGTTTTAGATTCATTTTCTAGATTTACTAATCTAAAAATCGATCCATACGCATCAATAAGTGAAGGCACATTAATTGCTGCTATTAGCAAAGATATGAAAGATGAGGCAATCAATTTATTAAAAGAAAGAGGTATTGAAGCACAAATAATAGGTGAAGCAAAAGAAGGGAGGGGGGTATATTTAATTGATGGTAATGAAAAAGAAATAAAACAGCCAGAAAAAGATGATTTTTGGCCAATATTCTATAAGACGTTAGAATTAGTTAAGGGTGGAAAATATGAATAA
- a CDS encoding bifunctional hydroxymethylpyrimidine kinase/phosphomethylpyrimidine kinase, with product MNKYKQIPVALTIAGSDSGGGAGIAADLKTFASLGVHGTVAITSVTAQNTYEVTGIYDVTPDMVRKQIEAVYNDFGIDAAKTGMLSNALIVEEVANTLKSYDFPLVIDPVMVSKSCAPLLREDAVNILIKKLIPRATVITPNIPEAEKITNMKILNLDDARKAAKIIVEEFGAKAAIVKGGHMKGEESIDVLYYNGEFREFVGKRINTKSDHGTGCSFSASITANLAKGYGIVESIKIAKELISNAIFYGLPLGKGHGPVNPISYMEIPYHKYMVYIEMKNALKLLDEKQELIAKLIPEISTNLAMALPRFYARSIDDVIAVPGRIRKFKDKLIFAKEPEFGASDHVARALLKFMDYFPEYRSAANIAYNDDIKRIIEKLNFSYSYYDRKYEPKDVKEKEGGSMQWGIEFAIKNMSIKNMSNPLDIIIDYGDFGKEPGAIIFGKTANEVVGKMIKIAELL from the coding sequence ATGAATAAGTACAAACAAATTCCAGTTGCTTTAACTATAGCAGGAAGTGATAGTGGTGGAGGAGCTGGAATAGCAGCAGATCTTAAAACATTCGCTTCTTTAGGTGTTCATGGTACTGTTGCTATAACAAGTGTTACAGCACAAAATACATATGAAGTTACTGGAATTTACGATGTAACTCCAGATATGGTTAGAAAACAGATAGAAGCTGTGTATAATGATTTTGGAATAGATGCAGCAAAAACAGGAATGTTAAGCAATGCTCTAATAGTTGAAGAAGTTGCAAACACTCTAAAATCATATGATTTTCCTTTGGTAATAGATCCTGTTATGGTTTCAAAGAGTTGTGCTCCTTTGCTTAGGGAAGATGCAGTAAATATATTAATAAAAAAATTAATACCAAGAGCTACAGTAATTACCCCTAATATACCAGAAGCAGAAAAAATCACTAATATGAAAATACTTAATTTAGATGATGCAAGAAAGGCTGCAAAAATAATTGTAGAAGAATTCGGAGCAAAGGCTGCAATAGTAAAAGGAGGTCATATGAAGGGGGAGGAATCAATAGATGTTTTGTATTATAATGGAGAATTTAGAGAATTTGTAGGAAAGAGAATAAATACAAAGAGTGATCATGGAACAGGTTGCTCGTTTTCTGCATCAATAACAGCTAATTTGGCTAAAGGTTATGGAATAGTTGAATCAATAAAGATTGCTAAAGAATTAATAAGCAACGCTATATTTTATGGATTACCATTAGGTAAAGGCCATGGTCCAGTAAATCCAATATCATATATGGAAATACCTTATCATAAATATATGGTATATATTGAAATGAAAAACGCATTGAAATTATTGGATGAAAAACAAGAGCTCATTGCAAAACTAATTCCAGAAATATCAACAAATTTAGCTATGGCTTTACCAAGGTTTTATGCTAGAAGTATAGATGACGTTATTGCAGTTCCTGGAAGAATCAGAAAATTTAAAGATAAATTAATATTTGCAAAAGAACCTGAATTTGGGGCTAGTGATCATGTTGCCAGGGCTTTACTAAAGTTTATGGATTATTTCCCAGAATATAGATCTGCAGCAAATATTGCTTATAATGATGATATTAAAAGAATAATTGAAAAATTAAACTTTTCATATTCATATTATGATAGAAAATATGAACCGAAAGATGTGAAAGAGAAGGAAGGAGGATCAATGCAATGGGGAATAGAATTTGCTATTAAAAACATGAGTATTAAAAACATGAGTAATCCATTAGATATAATAATAGATTATGGTGATTTTGGAAAGGAACCTGGAGCAATTATATTTGGAAAAACTGCAAATGAAGTTGTTGGAAAAATGATAAAGATTGCCGAATTATTATGA
- a CDS encoding 30S ribosomal protein S8e — MGVYQYRDIKKPSGGLRHLIHKRKRRYAMGEIFVPVVLQENDEKVIKRVMGGNAKVSLRKVSKAIVTDKNGKAKVTKILNVLSTPSNREYAKRNIITKGAIIQTSDGKARVTSRPGQDGIVNAVLID; from the coding sequence ATGGGAGTTTACCAATATAGAGACATAAAAAAACCTAGTGGTGGATTGAGGCATTTAATTCATAAGAGGAAAAGAAGATATGCTATGGGAGAGATTTTTGTTCCAGTCGTTTTACAAGAAAACGATGAGAAAGTAATAAAAAGAGTTATGGGAGGTAATGCTAAAGTATCTCTAAGGAAAGTTTCCAAGGCAATAGTTACTGACAAAAATGGAAAAGCAAAGGTAACTAAGATATTAAATGTTCTGTCAACTCCATCAAATAGAGAATATGCAAAAAGAAATATAATAACAAAAGGAGCAATTATACAAACAAGTGATGGAAAAGCAAGGGTAACATCAAGACCAGGTCAAGACGGTATAGTTAATGCAGTTCTTATAGACTGA
- the cedA1 gene encoding DNA import protein CedA1, which translates to MDIITFVQQITERITALAWALFLLTWSVGWTIRGSPIPINKLKRLGSSLIEDSIWAAFWLAIGSSLFSFIVYVVNLITG; encoded by the coding sequence ATGGATATTATCACATTTGTCCAACAAATTACGGAAAGAATTACCGCATTAGCTTGGGCACTTTTCTTATTAACATGGAGTGTTGGATGGACCATTAGGGGGTCTCCAATACCAATAAACAAATTAAAGAGATTAGGTTCAAGTTTAATAGAGGATTCTATATGGGCAGCTTTTTGGCTTGCAATTGGATCTTCTTTGTTTAGTTTCATTGTTTACGTCGTTAATTTAATAACAGGTTGA
- a CDS encoding polysaccharide deacetylase family protein, with protein sequence MVYERDFIGYGENHLDFKWPGNKRLAVNLVFNYECGSEHSYNVDGIVESVGEFPPIDIKERDVGLESVYEYGTRVAIWRILKVLNDYNVKASFFAVAHTLELNPIAAKAIVNQGHEIVDHGLRWFENYRLSYDEEKRQIEKSVEIIEKITGYKPKGFYAREPSVNTIDIVKDLGFMYDSDAYNDDLPYYYKGFLIIPYTPDVNDFHFLYPMNRFSTAEEFFSYAKDAFDQLYEESKYEPKMMSIGMHVRIIGRPGRIKALKDFLNYIKSFDVWIAKREEIAEFWLNNFKLNK encoded by the coding sequence TTGGTTTATGAAAGAGATTTTATAGGTTATGGAGAAAATCATTTAGATTTTAAATGGCCAGGTAATAAGAGGTTAGCAGTAAACCTTGTTTTCAATTATGAATGCGGATCTGAGCATTCATATAATGTAGATGGCATAGTAGAATCAGTTGGAGAGTTTCCTCCAATAGATATAAAAGAGAGAGATGTTGGGTTGGAAAGCGTTTATGAATATGGAACCAGGGTTGCTATTTGGAGGATTTTGAAAGTATTAAATGATTATAATGTTAAGGCTTCCTTCTTTGCGGTTGCTCACACATTGGAATTAAATCCTATAGCTGCAAAGGCAATTGTTAATCAAGGTCATGAAATAGTAGATCATGGATTAAGATGGTTCGAAAATTATAGGCTAAGTTATGATGAAGAAAAAAGACAAATAGAGAAATCTGTAGAAATAATAGAAAAAATTACCGGATATAAACCAAAAGGATTTTACGCAAGGGAACCTAGCGTGAATACGATAGATATTGTTAAAGATCTTGGTTTTATGTATGATTCTGATGCATATAATGATGATTTGCCATATTATTATAAAGGGTTTCTAATAATACCCTATACTCCTGATGTTAACGATTTTCACTTCTTATATCCAATGAATAGGTTTAGTACAGCTGAAGAATTTTTCTCATATGCAAAAGACGCATTTGATCAACTTTATGAAGAATCTAAATATGAGCCTAAAATGATGAGCATTGGTATGCATGTTAGGATAATAGGCAGACCTGGTAGGATTAAAGCTTTAAAAGATTTCTTAAATTATATAAAATCCTTTGATGTTTGGATAGCTAAAAGGGAAGAAATTGCTGAATTTTGGCTAAATAATTTTAAATTAAATAAATAA
- a CDS encoding N-glycosylase/DNA lyase, translating to MNINNERLIKVSDSIKNFGLDNVLILEEKLDPQFDYIQKLKEKVGKNYATIYSLLVSLISYKLTMKGEDWWKCFSEYLSAKDIPKNFEESINNVINFINDCKGSIIGRAAKIKRIEKVVKGSRDILLEILERPEVVLEKPNKILEEIAKSLNSKEWKKTITFSIKMSYYAIKNRGELRPLNIVIPMPIDVRISCISYTSGIIESNSYKEILKKPKIAIEAWDKVSQLSNIPQIHLDSLLWIIGRNSMELSLDEAKENAKRILMKYFDKDKVDYLLYNLFYRECK from the coding sequence TTGAATATAAATAATGAGAGGTTAATTAAAGTTTCAGATTCAATAAAAAACTTCGGGTTAGACAATGTCTTAATTTTAGAAGAAAAATTAGACCCTCAATTTGATTATATTCAAAAGCTTAAAGAAAAAGTGGGAAAAAATTATGCAACAATTTATTCCTTACTTGTTTCCCTAATAAGTTATAAATTAACAATGAAAGGTGAAGATTGGTGGAAATGTTTTTCTGAATATTTGTCTGCTAAAGATATACCAAAAAATTTTGAAGAGTCGATAAATAACGTAATAAATTTCATTAATGATTGCAAAGGATCAATTATTGGAAGAGCTGCAAAGATAAAGAGGATTGAAAAAGTAGTTAAAGGATCTAGAGATATATTGTTAGAAATTTTAGAAAGACCAGAAGTTGTATTAGAAAAACCCAATAAAATATTGGAAGAAATTGCAAAATCCTTAAATAGTAAAGAATGGAAGAAAACAATAACATTTTCAATAAAAATGTCTTATTATGCTATAAAAAATAGAGGAGAACTAAGACCATTGAATATCGTTATACCTATGCCAATAGATGTCAGAATATCATGCATTTCATATACAAGCGGAATTATTGAAAGCAACTCATATAAAGAGATACTCAAAAAACCTAAAATTGCTATAGAAGCATGGGATAAGGTTTCTCAATTAAGCAACATACCTCAAATTCATTTAGATAGCCTTTTATGGATAATAGGTAGAAATTCTATGGAATTGAGCTTGGATGAAGCGAAAGAAAATGCTAAAAGAATCTTAATGAAATATTTTGATAAAGATAAAGTTGATTATTTATTATATAACCTATTTTATAGAGAATGTAAATAA
- a CDS encoding thiamine-phosphate kinase: protein MKNSKNEWCKDYDACPLEDFLINIDGYASSRSKLPWMTYEDWSFKAALASASDVIVSGGKPIALSYSVGATDENVLKSVSLGIGKASEYLKSIVLKGDSNKSINDSWIDVVFIGKMENKKYVKRSGAKKGDYLIQIGYLGYGSLAQKLLENKININEIDKNILNKTITPDFQINAYIPIYKYATSSSDNSDGWMSTLYNISESSRVKILLDSIEIDPLLNNYIHEEEALYSWEDYNFAATVSEENLDYFLEECSNLNIRCFVVGKIDEGYGVYYNNKKVNNFGWLW from the coding sequence ATGAAAAATAGCAAAAACGAATGGTGCAAAGATTATGATGCATGTCCTTTAGAAGATTTTTTAATTAACATAGATGGATATGCATCGTCGAGAAGCAAATTACCATGGATGACATATGAAGATTGGTCGTTTAAAGCAGCTTTGGCGTCTGCAAGCGATGTTATTGTATCTGGAGGAAAACCAATCGCATTATCTTATAGTGTAGGAGCAACTGATGAAAATGTTTTAAAATCAGTATCATTAGGTATTGGTAAAGCATCAGAATATTTAAAAAGCATTGTTTTAAAAGGAGATAGCAATAAATCAATAAATGATTCGTGGATAGATGTAGTTTTTATAGGGAAAATGGAAAATAAAAAATATGTAAAAAGAAGTGGAGCAAAAAAAGGAGATTACCTAATACAAATAGGTTATTTAGGTTATGGTTCATTAGCCCAAAAGTTATTAGAAAATAAAATAAATATTAATGAAATCGATAAAAATATATTAAATAAAACAATAACACCAGATTTTCAAATAAATGCTTATATTCCTATATATAAATATGCAACATCTTCTTCGGACAATAGCGATGGATGGATGTCAACCTTATACAATATATCAGAATCAAGTAGAGTTAAAATTTTACTTGATTCAATAGAAATAGATCCATTACTTAATAACTATATTCACGAAGAGGAAGCATTATATAGCTGGGAAGACTATAATTTTGCTGCTACTGTTAGTGAAGAAAATTTAGACTATTTTTTAGAAGAATGCTCAAATTTAAACATAAGGTGCTTCGTTGTAGGGAAAATAGATGAAGGTTATGGGGTTTATTATAATAACAAAAAAGTAAATAATTTTGGATGGTTGTGGTAA
- the speE gene encoding polyamine aminopropyltransferase translates to MSTNYPWHWIIEWSTPGTAHMHAVNKVYAFGQSKFQKWIIVDYVDLGKALVIDGKIQSSLYDEFVYHESLVHPAMILNGNPKKVLILGGGEGATAREALRFKSVEKVIMVDIDDQVVEVCKKYLPEWHQYSFYNSKVKVIIDDAEHYIDNTDEKFDVIISDLVDPEEAGPAVRLYTREFYNKIVNKLEKNGIFVTQSTSPVLTPTVHAVIFNTIKSVFKYATSYYSYIRSFEGIWGFVIASNDINVENVKNLDVDNMINKMAEGKNRYYDNESHAHMFNVPKFIRNILEKEKRVSTLSNPIYLPA, encoded by the coding sequence ATGTCAACAAATTATCCATGGCATTGGATTATTGAATGGAGTACCCCAGGAACTGCTCATATGCATGCTGTTAACAAAGTTTATGCATTTGGTCAGTCAAAATTTCAGAAATGGATAATAGTAGATTATGTTGATTTAGGTAAGGCCTTAGTTATAGACGGAAAAATTCAATCTTCCTTGTATGATGAATTTGTCTATCACGAATCATTAGTCCATCCAGCAATGATATTAAATGGTAATCCAAAAAAGGTATTAATTTTAGGTGGTGGAGAAGGGGCAACAGCAAGAGAGGCATTGAGATTTAAGTCAGTTGAAAAAGTAATTATGGTAGATATAGATGATCAAGTGGTTGAGGTTTGTAAAAAGTATTTGCCTGAATGGCATCAATATTCATTTTATAATAGCAAAGTGAAGGTCATTATAGACGATGCAGAACATTATATAGATAATACTGATGAAAAATTTGATGTAATAATCTCAGATTTAGTTGACCCAGAAGAAGCAGGGCCGGCAGTTAGACTTTACACAAGAGAATTTTATAACAAAATAGTAAATAAGTTGGAAAAGAATGGAATTTTTGTTACCCAATCAACCAGTCCAGTTTTAACACCAACAGTACATGCAGTAATATTTAATACAATTAAGAGTGTGTTTAAATATGCCACTTCTTATTATTCTTACATAAGGAGTTTTGAAGGAATTTGGGGTTTTGTAATAGCATCAAATGACATTAATGTTGAAAATGTTAAAAACTTAGATGTAGATAACATGATCAATAAAATGGCTGAAGGTAAAAATAGATACTATGATAACGAATCACATGCCCATATGTTTAATGTACCTAAGTTTATAAGAAATATTCTAGAAAAAGAAAAGAGAGTTTCGACTCTTAGTAATCCAATATATTTACCTGCCTAA
- a CDS encoding 50S ribosomal protein L2 — MGKSLRQQRAGRGGSQFRNPGFIHVSPGKYLPNDGKTEKGIIKDLVHDPGRYVPLAYVITESGKEFFVPAAEGAYVGQEIQIGENAEPNFGNILPLNKIPEGTYVFNVELRPGDGGKLARQAGSYALVLGKSGDKVRIRLPSKVEKELDGNCRATIGIPAGAGRIEKPLLKASASYYKSKAKATKFPTVRGVAMNVASHPFGGGSHQHEGRPTTVARNTPPGRKVGHIAARRTGKKKK; from the coding sequence ATGGGAAAAAGTTTAAGGCAGCAAAGGGCTGGCAGAGGAGGTTCGCAGTTCAGAAATCCAGGATTTATACATGTTAGCCCTGGAAAATACTTGCCCAATGATGGTAAAACAGAGAAGGGTATAATAAAGGATTTAGTCCATGATCCAGGTAGATATGTGCCATTAGCTTATGTTATAACTGAATCTGGAAAGGAATTCTTTGTTCCTGCGGCAGAAGGAGCATATGTTGGTCAAGAAATCCAGATAGGAGAAAATGCTGAACCCAATTTTGGAAACATATTACCATTAAACAAAATACCTGAAGGAACATATGTTTTTAATGTTGAACTAAGGCCAGGAGATGGAGGAAAATTAGCAAGACAAGCTGGAAGCTATGCGTTGGTTTTAGGAAAAAGTGGGGATAAAGTTAGAATAAGACTTCCAAGTAAAGTTGAAAAGGAATTAGATGGAAATTGCAGAGCAACCATAGGCATTCCTGCTGGTGCAGGGAGAATCGAAAAACCATTGTTAAAGGCTAGCGCTTCTTATTATAAATCAAAGGCAAAGGCAACTAAATTCCCAACAGTAAGAGGGGTTGCAATGAATGTTGCATCTCATCCATTTGGTGGTGGTTCGCATCAACATGAAGGCAGACCCACAACAGTTGCTAGAAATACCCCACCTGGTAGAAAAGTTGGCCATATAGCTGCAAGAAGAACTGGAAAGAAGAAAAAGTAG
- the uppS gene encoding polyprenyl diphosphate synthase, with protein MPDGNRRWAKRNGMDYFTAYKNGFDNLKRILDNIIDYGIYNASVYVLSYENCIKRSKEELNFLFELSKEGFSYIRQNKKLNENDIAVKVIGDTSITPEFVQNEIQKTEEETKNRKNGFLNLAYCYSGEWEINLLKKGETNLPSLNMKPIDLVIRTGGVRRISGFFPLLVSYAELYFTNMLWPDFNENELKKALKWFSLQQRNFGK; from the coding sequence ATACCTGATGGGAACAGAAGGTGGGCGAAAAGAAATGGAATGGATTATTTTACTGCATACAAGAATGGGTTTGATAATTTAAAAAGGATATTAGACAATATAATTGATTATGGAATTTATAACGCATCTGTTTATGTTTTAAGTTATGAAAATTGCATAAAAAGGAGTAAAGAAGAATTAAATTTTCTTTTCGAGTTATCTAAAGAAGGTTTTTCATATATTAGACAAAATAAGAAATTAAATGAAAATGATATTGCTGTTAAGGTAATTGGGGATACAAGTATAACACCTGAATTTGTTCAAAATGAAATTCAAAAAACTGAAGAAGAAACAAAGAATAGAAAAAATGGATTTTTAAATTTAGCGTATTGTTATTCTGGAGAATGGGAAATTAATTTGCTAAAGAAAGGAGAAACAAATTTGCCATCTTTAAACATGAAACCAATCGATTTAGTAATTAGAACTGGAGGAGTTAGGAGAATAAGTGGTTTCTTTCCATTATTAGTAAGTTATGCAGAATTATATTTTACAAATATGTTATGGCCTGATTTTAATGAAAATGAATTAAAAAAGGCATTAAAATGGTTTTCTTTACAACAAAGAAACTTTGGGAAATAA
- a CDS encoding fumarate hydratase, producing the protein MGITEESLTGIFYELIKTASTSIPADVYEGLKTAYEKETNLAAKRQLEAILQDIEIACNKKVPICQDTGTPYFFIEMGENFPIRAGISKIAAQALRKVTKDGYLRPNAVDPFYKKNSGDNTGRYIPWMHFDIVEGDDLKVWFMTKGGGSEFPSTLIMSEPIEGFDKLKRGVIDTIVKFGPLPCPPLIVGISIAAGGDIAMTLAKKSLLRPIGERNPDPNLAKMEVDLLNEINKLELGPHGFGGQLTALDVKIDYAYRHPASFAIGIVTSCWATRRSSAIIHSDGSWEMTSKHISYNGTGCVIVR; encoded by the coding sequence TTGGGAATAACAGAAGAAAGTTTAACGGGCATATTTTATGAGTTAATAAAAACCGCTTCTACAAGCATACCAGCTGATGTATATGAAGGATTAAAGACAGCATATGAAAAGGAAACAAATTTAGCAGCTAAAAGACAACTAGAGGCTATATTGCAAGATATAGAAATAGCATGTAATAAAAAGGTACCAATATGCCAGGATACAGGAACACCATACTTCTTTATAGAAATGGGGGAGAATTTCCCAATTAGAGCAGGTATTTCAAAGATTGCTGCTCAAGCATTAAGAAAAGTAACTAAGGATGGTTATTTAAGGCCTAATGCAGTTGATCCATTTTATAAAAAGAATAGCGGCGATAATACAGGAAGGTATATACCATGGATGCACTTTGATATAGTAGAAGGAGATGATCTAAAAGTTTGGTTTATGACCAAGGGAGGAGGTAGTGAATTTCCGTCGACATTAATAATGAGCGAACCTATAGAAGGATTTGACAAGCTCAAAAGGGGAGTAATAGATACAATTGTTAAATTTGGGCCATTACCTTGTCCCCCATTGATTGTGGGAATTTCTATAGCAGCAGGAGGTGATATAGCAATGACATTAGCTAAAAAATCATTATTAAGGCCTATTGGAGAGAGGAACCCTGATCCAAATCTAGCTAAAATGGAAGTAGATTTATTAAATGAAATAAATAAACTTGAATTAGGGCCTCATGGATTTGGAGGCCAATTGACGGCTTTAGATGTAAAAATAGATTATGCATATAGACATCCGGCATCATTTGCTATTGGCATTGTTACAAGCTGTTGGGCAACGAGAAGATCTTCAGCAATAATTCATAGTGATGGTTCTTGGGAAATGACTAGCAAACACATTTCATATAATGGAACAGGTTGTGTTATTGTGAGGTGA
- a CDS encoding type IV secretory system conjugative DNA transfer family protein, with translation MLTPFQIFDFIIGIIAFVSIFLILKNMRSGTDLALPLKIKPKKKGEVIEYEINGKKYAGIAYISDNLPRGGEDLPKRLIRIARSSRLSVSFISNMYNVNKSSLLKLIDEEMKKADLSFSTTNQTKYRERLRFLEDLYKEVARIGVPYIGSFGFIVWIDKDDRDSELYAESFRSLVEAEAQIKTRRISNIEEILSITNPMDTIDESTSFAITSADDIGEYEGIVIGEEYDEHGKTVLLSWPDHFKHHIGIFGPTGRGKTVLLAGIAMQLSLISSITKNPQSIIVIDPKGDLSSLLRKNADFYIEPGINDCVKIPRMNGLANKLIESSMKTGEGGKINLCEGHMEKKGLMVYNLSKMPNETRNVYASLLISSLALQASEEGFSTPLVLIIDETWRIVNNSYFHLEFAMREGRSKGLYTIYATQIPSDVGKNIIDNTGVKVIFGGFTNYYVDISQQIGIENADILKELPVGHMILKIENNREKTVKVIDFNKLLKKGENS, from the coding sequence ATGCTTACCCCCTTTCAAATTTTTGATTTTATAATAGGTATTATAGCATTTGTTTCAATATTTTTAATATTAAAAAATATGAGATCTGGAACTGATCTTGCATTACCTTTAAAAATAAAACCAAAAAAGAAGGGCGAGGTTATTGAATATGAAATCAATGGGAAAAAGTATGCTGGTATTGCATATATATCAGATAACCTTCCCAGAGGAGGTGAAGATTTACCTAAGAGATTAATAAGAATTGCCAGATCATCAAGGCTAAGCGTCTCATTTATTTCAAATATGTATAACGTTAATAAAAGCTCATTATTAAAACTTATTGATGAAGAAATGAAAAAGGCTGACTTAAGTTTTTCTACAACAAATCAAACAAAATATAGGGAGAGATTAAGATTTTTGGAGGATTTATATAAAGAAGTTGCAAGAATAGGAGTGCCATACATAGGTAGTTTTGGATTTATAGTTTGGATTGATAAAGATGACAGGGATTCAGAATTATATGCAGAATCTTTTAGGAGTCTAGTTGAAGCTGAGGCCCAAATAAAAACAAGGAGGATTTCAAATATAGAAGAGATTTTATCTATTACTAATCCAATGGATACTATTGATGAATCCACATCTTTTGCTATAACTTCTGCTGATGATATAGGGGAATACGAAGGGATTGTTATTGGAGAAGAATATGATGAACATGGAAAAACAGTTTTATTATCATGGCCTGACCATTTTAAACATCATATAGGTATCTTTGGTCCAACTGGAAGAGGAAAAACAGTTTTATTAGCAGGAATTGCTATGCAACTTTCACTAATTTCATCCATTACGAAAAATCCTCAATCTATAATTGTCATAGATCCTAAAGGAGATCTATCCTCTCTATTAAGAAAAAACGCTGATTTTTATATAGAACCGGGCATAAATGATTGCGTTAAAATTCCTAGGATGAATGGCTTAGCAAATAAATTAATTGAAAGCTCTATGAAAACTGGTGAAGGGGGTAAAATTAATTTATGTGAAGGCCATATGGAAAAGAAGGGATTAATGGTATACAATTTATCTAAGATGCCTAACGAAACAAGGAATGTATATGCCTCCTTGTTAATATCATCTCTTGCCTTACAGGCAAGTGAAGAAGGTTTTTCCACACCATTGGTATTGATTATTGATGAAACGTGGAGAATTGTTAACAATTCATACTTTCATTTAGAATTTGCTATGAGGGAGGGTAGAAGTAAGGGACTTTATACGATTTACGCAACTCAAATACCAAGCGATGTAGGCAAGAATATAATAGATAATACGGGAGTTAAAGTTATATTTGGAGGTTTTACGAACTATTACGTTGATATATCACAGCAAATTGGAATTGAAAATGCTGACATATTAAAAGAACTACCTGTTGGTCACATGATTCTTAAAATAGAGAATAATCGTGAAAAAACCGTAAAGGTTATAGACTTTAACAAATTGCTTAAAAAAGGAGAAAATAGCTAA